The proteins below come from a single Gavia stellata isolate bGavSte3 chromosome 8, bGavSte3.hap2, whole genome shotgun sequence genomic window:
- the LOC104255797 gene encoding UDP-glucuronosyltransferase 1A1, which yields MAPVLSAHPQVTAALVLFLSVLSLAAGGKLLVVPVDGSHWLSMREVLDGLRQKGHEIVVVAPEVTLYIKPTNNFVVKMYPVPFTQEEMDLTFWRTSQDVFEEGSFLERIVKTYEGVKKTSAMFLSTCTHLLYNKELVRYLEESKFDAVFTDPILPCGQILAEHLSVPSVFFLQQMPCGLEFEATQCPNPPSYVPRVFTEYTDHMNFFQRVKNLIFDIPNFFLCDFVFQPYAKLASEFLQRDMTVPDLLRQASIWLTKLDFVLHYPRPFMPNMIMVSGVTCAHKKLPQEFEAIVNASGEHGIVVFSLGSMVSEIPMKKATEIADALGSVPQTVLWRYTGKVPPNLPKNVKLVKWLPQNDLLAHPKARAFITHGGSHGVYEGICNAVPMVLMPLFGDQMDNAKRVESRGAGLTLNILEMTSKDISTALKTVINDKKYKENIKRLSDLHLDRPIHPLDLAVHWVEFVMRHKGAPHLRPAAHDLNWIQYHSLDVIAFLLAVVLLSLFISLKCCLFCCRRCCCKKGRTRKPTKSKSH from the exons atggCCCCGGTGCTTAGTGCTCATCCGCAAGTCACGGCGGCGCTGGTTCTGTTCCTGTCCGTGCTGAGTTTGGCTGCTGGTGGGAAGCTGCTGGTGGTGCCGGTGGATGGGAGTCATTGGCTCAGCATGCGGGAAGTGTTGGACGGTCTCAGGCAGAAGGGACATGAAATAGTCGTCGTTGCACCTGAGGTCACTTTGTACATAAAGccaacaaataattttgttgtgAAAATGTACCCAGTCCCTTTCACACAGGAAGAGATGGATCTCACTTTCTGGAGAACTAGCCAGGATGTATTTGAAGAAGGGTCTTTTCTGGAAAGAATTGTTAAAACATATGAAGGagtgaaaaaaacctctgcCATGTTCCTGTCTACCTGTACACACTTACTGTACAACAAAGAGCTTGTGAGATATCTTGAGGAGAGCAAGTTTGATGCTGTCTTTACAGATCCAATACTACCCTGTGGGCAGATCCTGGCTGAGCATCTTTCAGTCCCTTCCGTGTTTTTTTTGCAGCAAATGCCATGTGGTTTAGAATTTGAAGCCACTCAATGTCCCAATCCCCCTTCTTATGTCCCCAGGGTATTCACAGAGTATACAGACCACATGAACTTTTTCCAGCGGGTGAAGAATCTAATCTTTGACATcccaaatttttttctctgtgattttGTCTTTCAACCATACGCAAAACTGGCTTCTGAGTTCCTTCAGCGGGACATGACTGTGCCGGATCTCTTACGTCAGGCTTCCATTTGGCTCACGAAGCTAGACTTTGTTTTACACTATCCGAGACCATTTATGCCCAACATGATTATGGTCAGTGGAGTAACCTGTGCTCACAAGAAGCTACCTCAG GAATTTGAAGCTATTGTGAATGCCTCTGGAGAACACGGCATTGTTGTCTTCTCGCTGGGCTCCATGGTCTCTGAGATTCCTATGAAGAAAGCCACAGAAATCGCAGATGCCTTGGGATCAGTCCCTCAAACG GTTTTGTGGCGATACACAGGAAAGGTGCCCCCCAACCTGCCGAAGAACGTAAAGCTCGTCAAATGGCTGCCACAGAATGATCTTCTAG cTCACCCTAAGGCTCGTGCCTTTATTACCCATGGAGGCTCACATGGTGTTTACGAGGGCATATGCAATGCGGTGCCAATGGTACTAATGCCTTTATTTGGAGATCAGATGGACAACGCCAAGCGAGTAGAGTCACGGGGAGCAGGACTGACACTGAATATACTCGAAATGACTTCAAAGGACATATCCACTGCCCTGAAAACAGTTATTAATGATAAAAA GTACAAAGAGAACATCAAGCGCCTCTCTGACCTTCACCTCGACAGACCCATCCACCCCCTGGACCTGGCTGTGCACTGGGTGGAGTTTGTAATGAGACACAAAGGGGCCCCACACCTGCGACCTGCTGCTCACGACTTGAATTGGATCCAGTATCACTCCCTGGACGTCATCGCCTTCCTCCTCGCCGTGgttctcctctctctcttcattTCTCTGAAGTGCTGCCTGTTCTGCTGCCGCAGGTGCTGCTGTAAGAAGGGAAGAACAAGAAAGCCAACCAAATCAAAGTCCCACTAG
- the LOC104255800 gene encoding UDP-glucuronosyltransferase 1A1-like, giving the protein MEGSHWLSMKEVLAELSKRGHKIVVIAPDSKMLTDSSEMYELKTYRVPFKKEEMEELMRTFTANCFSEESFLRRFLNTWDNFRKSSAMFQASCNSLLYNKEMMKYIKESKFDANFTDPLTPCGQVIALHFSIPTVFFLRGVPCAIDIHAAQSPDPPSYVPRLFSLNTDHMTFPQRVKNFLISLSESFTCSMVFSPFESLASDFLQKPMTITQLLSHGSIWLKRLDFVFYYPMPVMPNMIFIGGINCGQKKPLSQVSDWLGKV; this is encoded by the coding sequence ATGGAGGGCAGCCACTGGCTCAGTATGAAGGAAGTGCTGGCTGAGCTGAGCAAGAGAGGGCACAAAATAGTTGTCATCGCACCTGACAGCAAAATGCTGACAGATTCCTCGGAGATGTATGAATTGAAAACATATCGTGTACCTTTCAAAAAGGAAGAGATGGAAGAACTTATGCGCACGTTCACTGCAAATTGTTTTAGCGAAGAGTCTTTCCTAAGGAGATTTTTGAATACCTGGGATAATTTCAGAAAGAGCTCTGCCATGTTTCAAGCTTCCTGCAATTCCTTACTATACAACAAAGAGATGATGAAATACATCAAAGAAAGTAAATTTGATGCCAACTTTACAGATCCTCTGACACCCTGTGGACAAGTAATTGCTTTGCACTTTTCTATCcctactgttttcttcttgcgGGGTGTCCCGTGTGCTATAGACATTCACGCTGCTCAGAGTCCAGACCCACCATCCTACGTCCCACGACTGTTCTCACTCAATACAGATCATATGACATTCCCTCAGAGAGTGAAGAACTTCCTGATCAGCCTTTCAGAGTCTTTCACCTGCAGTATGGTCTTTTCACCGTTTGAAAGCCTGGCGTCAGACTTTCTCCAAAAGCCAATGACAATTACGCAGCTTTTAAGTCATGGATCCATTTGGCTGAAGAGACTTGACTTTGTCTTTTACTATCCCATGCCTGTAATGCCCAATATGATTTTCATTGGAGGCATAAACTGCGGACAGAAGAAACCATTATCTCAGGTCAGTGACTGGCTGGGAAAGGTATAA
- the LOC104255798 gene encoding UDP-glucuronosyltransferase 1A1-like produces MAPVLSAHPQVTAALVLFLSVLSLAAGGKLLVVPVDGSHWLSMREVLDGLRQKGHEIVVVAPEVTLYIKPTKNFVMKMYPVPFTQEEMDESFQAFLQDVLEEGSFLERFLKIYQSMKRFTDLAISSCAHLLYNKELVRYLEESKFDAVLTDPVLLCGQILAEHLSVPSVFFLRGLPCGLDFEATQCPNPPSYVPRVFTEYTDRMNFLQRVKNLIFDIPNFFLCDFVFQPYAKLASEFLQRDVTVPDLLRQASIWLMRLDFALDYPRPLMPNIIVIGGVNCAHKKLPQVGHALFLILALIGFCVYKGGSLYCR; encoded by the coding sequence atggCCCCGGTGCTTAGTGCTCATCCGCAAGTCACGGCGGCGCTGGTTCTGTTCCTGTCCGTGCTGAGTTTGGCTGCTGGTGGGAAGCTGCTGGTGGTGCCGGTGGATGGGAGTCATTGGCTCAGCATGCGGGAAGTGTTGGACGGTCTCAGGCAGAAGGGACATGAAATAGTCGTCGTTGCACCTGAGGTCACTTTGTACATAAAGCCAACAAAGAATTTTGTTATGAAAATGTACCCAGTCCCTTTCACACAGGAAGAGATGGATGAAAGTTTCCAGGCATTTTTACAAGATGTACTTGAAGAAGGATCTTTTCTGGAaagatttcttaaaatttaCCAAAGTATGAAAAGATTCACTGATTTGGCAATCTCCAGCTGTGCACACTTACTGTACAACAAAGAGCTTGTGAGATATCTTGAGGAGAGCAAGTTTGATGCTGTCCTTACAGACCCTGTACTACTCTGCGGGCAGATCCTGGCTGAGCATCTTTCAGtcccttctgtgttttttttgcGAGGACTACCATGTGGTTTAGATTTTGAAGCCACTCAATGTCCCAATCCCCCTTCTTATGTCCCCAGGGTTTTTACAGAGTATACAGACCGCATGAACTTTCTCCAGCGGGTGAAGAATCTAATCTTTGACATcccaaatttttttctctgtgattttGTCTTTCAACCATACGCAAAACTGGCTTCTGAGTTCCTTCAGCGGGATGTGACTGTGCCAGATCTCTTACGCCAGGCTTCCATTTGGCTCATGAGGTTAGATTTTGCATTAGATTATCCAAGACCTTTGATGCCCAACATCATTGTAATTGGAGGAGTAAACTGTGCTCACAAGAAGCTACCTCAGGTGGGTCATGCTCTGTTTTTAATTCTTGCTCTGATAGGCTTCTGTGTTTACAAGGGTGGAAGTTTATATTGCAGATAG
- the LOC104255801 gene encoding UDP-glucuronosyltransferase 1-6-like yields the protein MALLFQCFYQRTGIFLLLTSSLIFAEGGKILVIPQDGSHWLSMRPVVGKLQQNGHEVVVIVPSTSLYMKPKEPQNYTVKIYPMPHAEDHLAVVLESFVNAHFIEQSVLNMIITMYQSMLDISRFFLTSCKSLLHNEDMMQYLRESKFDVVFADPILMCGPIIAEYLSIPSVYFLRGLPCGMDYEATQCPNPPSYVPRLFVNNSDSMTFAQRVKNVLVHMLEFVYCKPIFAQFEELAYEILQKKVTATDLLSRASVWLMRYDFVFEFPRPVMPNMVFIGGINCGQRKKLSEV from the coding sequence ATGGCtcttctgtttcagtgtttttacCAACGTACTGGGatatttcttcttctgacaTCGTCTTTAATCTTTGCTGAAGGTGGAAAGATCCTGGTGATACCGCAGGATGGAAGTCACTGGCTCAGCATGCGCCCAGTAGTAGGGAAACTCCAGCAAAATGGACATGAAGTTGTTGTGATTGTGCCGTCAACAAGTTTGTATATGAAGCCAAAGGAGCCTCAGAATTATACAGTGAAAATATATCCAATGCCTCACGCAGAGGATCATTTAGCTGTTGTGCTCGAGTCATTCGTTAATGCTCATTTTATTGAACAATCTGTTTTGAATATGATCATTACAATGTATCAAAGCATGTTAGACATTTCCAGGTTCTTTCTCACCAGCTGTAAGAGCCTTTTGCACAACGAAGACATGATGCAGTATTTGAGAGAGAGCAAATTTGATGTGGTTTTCGCAGATCCAATTCTGATGTGCGGACCGATAATTGCTGAGTATCTTTCCATTCCTTCTGTTTACTTTTTGCGGGGACTTCCTTGTGGTATGGATTATGAAGCTACCCAGTGTCCAAACCCTCCTTCCTATGTCCCCAGACTCTTCGTAAATAATTCAGATAGCATGACATTTGCTCAACGCGTGAAGAACGTGCTGGTCCATATGCTGGAGTTTGTTTACTGTAAGCCTATTTTCGCTCAATTTGAAGAACTTGCATATGAGATTCTTCAAAAGAAAGTGACAGCTACAGACCTTCTAAGCCGTGCATCTGTTTGGCTAATGAGATAtgattttgtgtttgagttCCCGAGACCAGTGATGCCGAACATGGTTTTTATTGGAGGGATAAACTGTGGTCAGAGGAAGAAGCTGTCTGAggtataa
- the LOC132317436 gene encoding LOW QUALITY PROTEIN: UDP-glucuronosyltransferase 1A1-like (The sequence of the model RefSeq protein was modified relative to this genomic sequence to represent the inferred CDS: inserted 1 base in 1 codon; substituted 1 base at 1 genomic stop codon): MCQSAVTLVLLLSVLSLAAGGKLLVVPVDGSCWLSMWEVLDGLRXKGREIVVIAPEINIHIIPSENFIVKMYPIPFIKEEVDGSSHSFSRDVFEEGSFLERLLKVYQRLKSISAISLSTCAHLLYNKELVRYLEESKFDAVLTDPVLLCRQILAEHLSVLSVFFLRGLPCGFDFEATQCPNPPSYVPRVFTEYTDHMNFLQRVKNLIFDIPNYFFXDFVFQPYTKLASEFLQRDVTVPDLLRQASIWLMSLDFALDYPRPLMLNIIVIGGVNCAHKKLPQVGHALFLILALIGFCVYKGGILYCR, encoded by the exons ATGTGTCAGTCGGCAG TCACGCTGGTTCTGCTCTTGTCCGTGCTGAGTTTGGCTGCTGGTGGGAAGCTGCTGGTGGTGCCGGTGGACGGGAGTTGTTGGCTCAGCATGTGGGAAGTGTTGGACGGTCTCAGGTAGAAAGGACGTGAAATAGTCGTCATTGCACCTGAAATAAACATACATATAATACCATCAGAGAATTTTATTGTGAAAATGTATCCAATACCCTTCATAAAGGAAGAGGTGGATGGAAGTAGCCATTCTTTTTCACGGGATGTATTTGAAGAAGGATCTTTTCTGGAAAGATTACTTAAAGTATACCAGAGACTGAAAAGCATCTCTGCCATTAGTCTCTCTACCTGTGCACACTTACTGTACAACAAAGAGCTTGTGAGATATCTTGAGGAGAGCAAGTTTGATGCTGTCCTTACAGACCCTGTACTACTCTGCAGGCAGATCCTGGCTGAGCATCTTTCAgtcctttctgtgttttttttgcGAGGACTACCGTGTGGTTTCGATTTTGAAGCCACTCAATGTCCCAATCCCCCTTCTTATGTCCCCAGGGTTTTTACAGAGTATACAGACCACATGAACTTTCTCCAGCGGGTGAAGAATCTAATCTTTGAcatcccaaattattttt atgattttgtcTTTCAACCATACACAAAACTGGCTTCTGAGTTCCTTCAGCGGGACGTGACTGTGCCAGATCTCTTACGCCAGGCTTCCATTTGGCTCATGAGTTTAGATTTTGCGTTAGATTATCCAAGACCTTTGATGCTCAACATCATTGTAATTGGAGGAGTAAACTGTGCTCACAAGAAGCTACCTCAGGTTGGTCATGCTCTGTTTTTAATTCTTGCTCTGATAGGCTTCTGTGTTTACAAGGGTGGAATTTTATATTGCAGATAG
- the LOC104255799 gene encoding UDP-glucuronosyltransferase 1A1-like — MAHVSKYSYLVSARVLVFLSLFCLGNSGKLLVVPMDGSHWLSMRSVLAALSQKEHEIVVVAPEVNLNVKASEYYTLKTYPVPLTREELGASMHSFANDLFERRPFLQRIAALYEKVQVISGLYVSSCTSLLHNKNLMQYLEGSKFDAVLTDPVVPCGQILALHLSIPSVFFLRGLPCSFDLQATQCPDPPSYVPRTFSDNSDHMTFIQRVENLFLKSSESFLCNFAYLPFELLASDVLHRPVTMKELLSHGSIWLKRMDFVFEYPMPVMPNIVFIGGINCGKEKPLSQVEVVYHCTLANEAYTHQ; from the exons ATGGCTCATGTAAGTAAATACAGTTACTTAGTTTCTGCgagggttttggttttcctgTCTCTGTTTTGCCTGGGCAATAGTGGAAAGCTGTTGGTGGTGCCAATGGATGGGAGTCACTGGCTCAGCATGCGCTCAGTGCTGGCGGCCCTCAGCCAGAAAGAGCACGAAATTGTCGTTGTCGCACCAGAAGTAAACTTGAACGTGAAGGCATCTGAATATTACACTCTCAAAACGTATCCAGTGCCTTTAACTAGGGAAGAACTGGGAGCAAGTATGCATTCATTTGCTAACGATCTTTTTGAGAGAAGACCTTTTCTTCAAAGAATTGCTGCGCTTTATGAAAAAGTTCAAGTCATCTCCGGTCTCTACGTCTCCTCCTGTACCAGTTTACTGCACAATAAGAATCTGATGCAATATCTCGAAGGGAGTAAATTTGATGCTGTTCTCACGGATCCTGTTGTACCATGTGGACAAATACTGGCTCTGCATCTCTCTAtcccatctgttttctttttacgGGGACTCCCCTGCAGTTTTGATTTGCAGGCTACCCAGTGTCCAGATCCCCCTTCCTACGTCCCAAGAACATTTTCAGACAACTCAGACCACATGACGTTTATCCAGCGCGTGGAAAACTTATTTCTCAAATCATCAGAATCCTTTCTTTGCAATTTTGCCTATTTGCCATTTGAACTTCTGGCCTCAGATGTTCTCCACAGACCAGTAACAATGAAGGAGCTCTTAAGCCATGGATCCATTTGGCTTAAAAGAATGGATTTTGTTTTTGAGTATCCCATGCCAGTGATGCCCAACATAGTTTTCATTGGAGGTATAAACTGCGGAAAGGAAAAGCCATTATCTCAG GTGGAAGTAGTTTATCACTGCACTCTTGCTAACGAGGCATATACCCACCAGTGA